A DNA window from Janibacter sp. A1S7 contains the following coding sequences:
- a CDS encoding NADPH:quinone oxidoreductase family protein, producing MRAIHISSLDGPDAVELVDLPDPGAEGLVTIRTRAAGVAFPELLQTRGLYQMKPDLPFVPGAEVAGVVESAPEGSGFTPGDRVAALTLLGGFAEKVQAQPDLTFPLPDGVSFEEAASFTFNYATVYFALVERGALAKGESVLVHGAAGGIGTAAIQMAKAFGADRVIAVVSTEAKGEVAREAGADEVVLADGFLETIGKACVDVVVDPVGGDRFTDSLRSLKENGRLLVIGFTAGEIPTVKVNRLLLNNVSVVGVGWGAYALSRPGHVRKEWEAMLPHLRSGALRPVVGATHALEDAARALTSLEGRTVTGKVVLVP from the coding sequence ATGCGCGCCATCCACATCTCCTCCCTCGACGGGCCCGACGCGGTCGAGCTCGTCGACCTGCCCGACCCCGGCGCAGAGGGCCTGGTGACCATCCGGACCCGGGCTGCGGGGGTCGCCTTCCCCGAGCTGCTCCAGACCCGGGGTCTCTACCAGATGAAGCCCGACCTCCCCTTCGTCCCCGGGGCCGAGGTCGCCGGTGTCGTCGAGAGCGCTCCCGAGGGGAGTGGGTTCACACCGGGTGACCGGGTGGCAGCGCTGACGCTGCTCGGCGGGTTCGCGGAGAAGGTCCAGGCGCAGCCGGACCTGACCTTCCCCCTGCCGGACGGGGTCTCCTTCGAGGAGGCAGCGTCCTTCACCTTCAACTACGCGACCGTCTACTTCGCGCTCGTCGAGCGCGGTGCGCTGGCAAAGGGCGAGAGCGTCCTCGTGCACGGCGCGGCCGGTGGTATCGGGACGGCGGCCATCCAGATGGCCAAGGCCTTCGGTGCCGACCGCGTCATCGCAGTGGTTTCCACCGAGGCGAAGGGGGAGGTCGCCCGCGAGGCAGGTGCCGACGAGGTCGTCCTCGCCGACGGCTTCCTCGAGACGATCGGCAAGGCCTGCGTCGACGTCGTCGTCGATCCCGTGGGCGGGGACCGGTTCACCGACTCGTTGCGCTCGCTGAAGGAGAACGGTCGGCTGCTGGTCATCGGCTTCACCGCGGGCGAGATCCCCACGGTCAAGGTCAATCGCCTGCTGCTGAACAACGTCTCCGTCGTGGGGGTGGGCTGGGGTGCCTACGCTTTGTCGCGGCCCGGCCACGTGCGCAAGGAGTGGGAGGCCATGCTGCCGCACCTGCGCAGCGGCGCCCTGCGACCGGTCGTCGGGGCCACCCACGCACTGGAGGACGCGGCGCGGGCGCTGACGTCGCTTGAGGGGCGCACGGTCACCGGGAAGGTCGTGCTCGTGCCATGA
- a CDS encoding thioesterase family protein — translation MSALPTLSEVTQIRAARRTVAGPEWEDENGHVNVLHFYGFHSHAADDELTRLGVDDDYRASRGCGVFSVEHHLRFFDEVRIGEEVSAHLRWLERADKVFHAVSVLVNHTTGRVANTLEVVEAHVDLTTRRARSIPDDLAARIDRELLVHSGLTWQVPLNGSMGVRARP, via the coding sequence ATGAGCGCCCTGCCCACCCTGAGCGAGGTCACCCAGATCCGTGCAGCCCGTCGCACCGTCGCGGGCCCGGAGTGGGAGGACGAGAACGGTCACGTCAACGTCCTGCACTTCTACGGCTTCCACAGTCACGCCGCCGACGACGAGCTGACCCGGCTCGGCGTCGACGACGACTACCGCGCCTCCCGTGGATGCGGGGTGTTCAGCGTGGAGCACCACCTGCGCTTCTTCGACGAGGTGCGCATCGGCGAGGAGGTCTCGGCCCACCTGCGTTGGCTGGAGCGCGCCGACAAGGTCTTCCACGCGGTGTCGGTGCTCGTCAACCACACCACCGGACGGGTCGCCAACACGCTGGAGGTGGTCGAGGCGCACGTCGACCTGACGACCCGGCGGGCGCGGAGCATCCCCGACGACCTCGCCGCGCGCATCGACCGGGAGCTCCTGGTCCACTCCGGACTGACCTGGCAGGTCCCACTCAACGGCAGCATGGGAGTGCGCGCACGGCCCTGA
- a CDS encoding MaoC family dehydratase, whose protein sequence is MTQTAQHRPSSVQDLKELVDVELGPTQWHVVDQATIDGFADLTGDHQWIHVDPERAAQSPFGSTIAHGLYSLSRTPAFLEELMAFDGFAHSLNYGYDKVRFIHPLPVGSRIRLRAKLMSVEETSPGAVKVITQLTVEADGIDKPILVAESIGRFSS, encoded by the coding sequence ATGACCCAGACCGCCCAGCACCGCCCCTCGTCCGTGCAGGACCTCAAGGAGCTCGTCGACGTCGAGCTCGGCCCCACGCAGTGGCACGTGGTCGACCAGGCGACGATCGACGGATTCGCCGACCTCACCGGGGACCACCAGTGGATCCACGTGGACCCGGAGCGGGCCGCGCAGAGCCCCTTCGGCTCGACCATTGCCCACGGCCTCTACAGCCTGTCGCGCACCCCGGCCTTCCTCGAGGAGCTGATGGCCTTCGACGGTTTCGCGCACAGCCTCAACTACGGGTACGACAAGGTGCGCTTCATCCACCCGCTCCCGGTCGGCTCGCGCATCCGCCTGCGCGCGAAGCTGATGAGCGTCGAGGAGACCTCCCCCGGCGCGGTGAAGGTCATCACCCAGCTCACGGTCGAGGCCGATGGCATCGACAAGCCGATCCTCGTGGCCGAGTCGATCGGACGCTTCAGCAGCTGA
- a CDS encoding SDR family oxidoreductase yields MTQNQQRVAVVTGAARGIGAGVARRFAADGMAVAVLDLDESSCAGVVDEIAGAGGRALAVGADVSDPEQVEPAVRRVAEELGAPTVLVNNAGVIRDNLIFKMDVADWDAVMAVHLRGAFLMTKAVQSHMTRAGFGRIINLSSTSAQGNRGQVNYSAAKAGMQGLTKTLAIELGKFGVTANAIAPGFIETEMTAETAARIGISFEELKKMAGDAAAVARTGRPEDIAHAASFFASEGAGFTTGQVLYVAGGPCD; encoded by the coding sequence ATGACCCAGAACCAGCAGCGCGTCGCCGTCGTCACCGGCGCGGCGCGCGGGATCGGAGCGGGCGTGGCCCGCCGTTTCGCCGCGGACGGGATGGCCGTCGCCGTGCTCGACCTCGACGAGTCGAGCTGTGCAGGTGTCGTCGACGAGATCGCCGGCGCCGGTGGGCGCGCGCTCGCGGTCGGCGCCGACGTCTCCGACCCGGAGCAGGTCGAGCCGGCCGTGCGGCGGGTGGCCGAGGAGCTCGGTGCGCCGACGGTCCTGGTCAACAACGCCGGGGTCATCCGCGACAACCTGATCTTCAAGATGGACGTCGCCGACTGGGACGCGGTCATGGCCGTCCACCTGCGGGGAGCCTTCCTGATGACCAAGGCCGTGCAGTCGCACATGACCCGGGCCGGCTTCGGCCGGATCATCAACCTCTCCTCGACGTCCGCCCAGGGCAACCGGGGGCAGGTCAACTACTCCGCCGCCAAGGCGGGCATGCAGGGCCTGACCAAGACCCTGGCGATCGAGCTCGGCAAGTTCGGGGTGACGGCCAATGCCATCGCCCCCGGCTTCATCGAGACGGAGATGACGGCCGAGACCGCTGCCCGGATCGGGATCAGCTTCGAGGAGCTGAAGAAGATGGCCGGCGATGCCGCTGCCGTCGCACGCACCGGACGGCCGGAGGACATCGCCCACGCGGCGTCCTTCTTCGCCAGTGAGGGGGCCGGCTTCACCACGGGCCAGGTCCTCTACGTCGCCGGCGGGCCGTGCGACTGA
- a CDS encoding SDR family oxidoreductase: MGAQMEIAGSTVVVTGAAGGIGAAIARRLLEAGARVVVSDLDQERLAATAEQLAEVAGAAEVVSVAGDASADADIERMIAAAQSSFGPVDIFFANAGVGDGSGLQASDEQWQLALDVNVLAHVRAARRLVPGWLERGSGYFVSTASAAGLLTQIGSATYSVSKHGAVGFAEWLAVTYGDQGIGVSCLCPMGVDTDMLRTGMTSGGGEGGRVAAAAVTGAGDVLDPASVADDVLAAVQKGSFLVLPHADVHEFLRRKVDDHDRWIAGMQRYNRHLTGGGQ, encoded by the coding sequence ATGGGCGCGCAGATGGAGATCGCGGGAAGCACGGTCGTCGTCACCGGGGCCGCCGGCGGCATCGGCGCGGCCATCGCCCGGCGTCTGCTCGAGGCAGGTGCCCGTGTCGTGGTCTCGGACCTCGACCAGGAGCGACTCGCGGCGACCGCCGAGCAGCTGGCCGAGGTGGCCGGTGCCGCGGAGGTCGTGTCCGTGGCCGGTGACGCCTCGGCCGACGCCGACATCGAACGGATGATCGCGGCCGCGCAGTCGTCCTTCGGGCCGGTCGACATCTTCTTCGCCAACGCCGGTGTCGGGGACGGCAGCGGGCTGCAGGCCAGTGACGAGCAGTGGCAGCTGGCGCTGGACGTCAACGTCCTGGCGCACGTGCGTGCGGCCCGCCGGCTGGTGCCCGGGTGGCTCGAGCGAGGGTCGGGGTACTTCGTCAGCACCGCCTCCGCGGCTGGTCTGCTGACCCAGATCGGTTCGGCGACGTACTCGGTGAGCAAGCACGGCGCGGTCGGTTTCGCCGAGTGGCTGGCCGTCACCTACGGCGACCAGGGGATCGGGGTCAGCTGCCTGTGCCCGATGGGCGTCGACACCGACATGCTCCGCACCGGGATGACCTCGGGCGGTGGCGAGGGGGGCCGGGTGGCCGCGGCCGCGGTGACCGGGGCCGGGGACGTGCTCGACCCTGCGAGCGTCGCCGACGACGTCCTGGCCGCCGTGCAGAAGGGATCCTTCCTCGTCCTGCCCCACGCTGACGTCCACGAGTTCCTGCGTCGCAAGGTCGATGACCACGACCGCTGGATCGCGGGGATGCAGCGCTACAACCGTCACCTGACCGGAGGTGGGCAGTGA
- a CDS encoding AMP-binding protein: MNNAVRLIWEGAEKRPDALALREDDRCWTYAELRCGVQGAMEQLRERGIAAGDRVLVVVPTSAEFVLAYHAILAMGATAVTVNPLCTSRELAHFVEDAGCSAALGWHEDAAAVRATATDFGMDLWLLEPGAVATTGGGRPAEVDADDAAVLLYTSGTTGAPKGAVLTHDNLVACGAALNEALDLSPEDSMGTALPLFHVFGQAAVMFTAYAAGGCLSLQRRFDAAGLLQMAADQQLTGIAGVPTMWNAMLHAETDLTAADLVRLRLACSGGAALPLEVAKAFKDRFGAVVLDGYGLSETTGAATFNSLANPRKEMSVGRALPGCRLAILDEDRRELAPGGTGEVAISGPVVMREYWDRPDATAAVREGEWFLTGDIGRMDEDGDLWIVDRKKDLIIRGGYNVYPREVEEVLYGYPDIREVAVVGVPDDRLGEEIAAVVSPQPGADIDPGELRAWLEERLAAYKVPRVYQLIDELPKGPTGKILKRGLDRESISTAGDRPSRATSSH; encoded by the coding sequence GTGAACAACGCCGTACGACTCATCTGGGAGGGGGCCGAGAAGCGCCCCGATGCCCTCGCCCTTCGCGAGGACGACCGCTGCTGGACCTACGCCGAGCTGCGCTGCGGTGTGCAGGGCGCGATGGAGCAGCTGCGTGAGCGTGGGATCGCCGCGGGGGACCGGGTCCTCGTCGTGGTGCCCACGAGCGCGGAGTTCGTGCTGGCGTACCACGCGATCCTGGCGATGGGTGCCACGGCGGTCACCGTCAATCCGCTGTGCACCTCGCGCGAGCTGGCCCACTTCGTCGAGGATGCCGGGTGCTCCGCCGCGCTGGGGTGGCACGAGGATGCGGCAGCGGTGCGGGCCACGGCGACGGACTTCGGGATGGACCTGTGGCTCCTGGAGCCCGGGGCGGTCGCGACAACGGGTGGGGGGAGACCGGCCGAGGTCGACGCCGACGATGCGGCGGTCCTGCTGTACACCTCGGGGACCACGGGAGCACCCAAGGGGGCGGTCCTGACCCACGACAACCTGGTCGCCTGCGGCGCTGCGCTGAACGAGGCGCTCGACCTCAGTCCCGAGGACTCCATGGGTACGGCACTGCCGTTGTTCCACGTCTTCGGCCAGGCCGCGGTGATGTTCACCGCCTACGCGGCCGGTGGTTGCCTCAGCCTGCAGCGTCGGTTCGACGCCGCCGGCCTGCTGCAGATGGCCGCCGACCAGCAGCTGACCGGCATCGCCGGAGTGCCGACGATGTGGAACGCCATGCTGCACGCGGAGACCGACCTCACGGCAGCCGACCTGGTGCGCCTGCGCCTGGCCTGCTCCGGTGGTGCCGCGCTCCCGCTGGAGGTGGCCAAGGCCTTCAAGGACCGCTTCGGCGCGGTCGTCCTCGACGGGTACGGGCTCAGCGAGACCACCGGGGCCGCGACCTTCAACAGCCTCGCGAACCCGCGCAAGGAGATGAGCGTCGGGCGTGCCCTGCCCGGCTGCCGGCTGGCGATCCTCGACGAGGACCGCCGCGAGCTCGCGCCCGGTGGGACCGGTGAGGTCGCGATCAGCGGCCCGGTGGTCATGCGCGAGTACTGGGACCGTCCGGATGCCACCGCGGCGGTGCGCGAGGGGGAGTGGTTCCTCACCGGCGACATCGGACGGATGGACGAGGACGGCGATCTGTGGATCGTCGACCGCAAGAAGGACCTGATCATCCGGGGTGGGTACAACGTCTACCCGCGGGAGGTGGAGGAAGTCCTCTACGGGTACCCCGACATCCGCGAGGTGGCGGTCGTCGGCGTGCCCGACGACCGCCTCGGTGAGGAGATCGCCGCGGTGGTCTCGCCCCAGCCGGGGGCAGACATCGACCCGGGCGAGCTGCGGGCCTGGCTCGAGGAGCGCCTTGCTGCCTACAAGGTTCCCCGCGTCTACCAGCTCATCGACGAGCTGCCCAAGGGACCGACGGGGAAGATCCTCAAGCGTGGGCTCGATCGGGAGTCGATCTCCACCGCCGGTGACCGCCCGTCGCGGGCCACCTCCAGCCACTGA
- a CDS encoding acyl-CoA dehydrogenase family protein, translated as MDFALDARTIELRERLTAFMDEHIYPIEPTYWEQLEAQPGRWSPPPVIEPAKRAARDRGLWNLFHPGEEGAGLTNLQYAPLCEVLGRSLHIAPVATNCAAPDTGNMEVLSMFGTPEQKAQWLQPLLEGRIRSAFAMTEPHVASSDATNIETSIVRDGDEYVINGRKWYISGAMNPEATVLIVMGKTDPSADRHQQQSMVLVPRDTPGVDIRRGMKVFGYDDRDHGGHAEIDFVDVRVPVSNLIGEEGGGFAIAQARLGPGRIHHCMRLIGIAERSLELMVERAASRVAFGRPLSDQGVIRDWIAESRVRIEQLRLLTFKAAWLMDTVGNKGAHTEIQAIKIAAPSTVEWIVDKAVQVHGAGGLSQDFPVAEWYAQVRTLRFADGPDEVHKNALARHEIRRMSTRG; from the coding sequence ATGGACTTCGCACTGGATGCCAGGACCATCGAGCTGCGCGAGCGGCTCACCGCCTTCATGGACGAGCACATCTACCCCATCGAGCCCACCTACTGGGAGCAGCTCGAGGCCCAGCCCGGCCGGTGGTCGCCGCCCCCCGTCATCGAGCCGGCCAAGCGGGCCGCCCGTGACCGGGGGTTGTGGAACCTCTTCCACCCGGGTGAGGAGGGCGCCGGTCTGACCAATCTGCAGTACGCCCCGCTGTGCGAGGTGCTCGGTCGCAGCCTGCACATCGCCCCCGTCGCCACGAACTGCGCTGCGCCGGACACGGGCAACATGGAGGTGCTCAGCATGTTCGGCACCCCCGAGCAGAAGGCGCAGTGGTTGCAGCCACTGCTCGAGGGACGGATCCGCTCCGCCTTCGCCATGACGGAGCCCCACGTGGCCAGCTCCGACGCGACCAACATCGAGACGTCGATCGTGCGGGACGGTGACGAGTACGTCATCAACGGCCGCAAGTGGTACATCTCCGGCGCGATGAATCCCGAGGCCACGGTGCTGATCGTCATGGGCAAGACCGACCCCTCGGCCGACCGGCACCAGCAGCAGTCGATGGTCCTCGTCCCCCGCGACACCCCGGGAGTGGACATCCGTCGGGGGATGAAGGTCTTCGGTTACGACGACCGGGACCACGGCGGACACGCCGAGATCGACTTCGTGGACGTCCGGGTGCCCGTCAGCAACCTCATCGGCGAGGAAGGCGGTGGCTTCGCCATCGCGCAGGCCAGACTCGGCCCGGGGCGGATCCACCACTGCATGCGCCTGATCGGCATCGCCGAGCGCTCCCTGGAGCTGATGGTCGAGCGAGCTGCGAGCCGGGTCGCCTTCGGCAGGCCACTGTCCGACCAGGGCGTGATCCGCGACTGGATCGCGGAGTCCCGGGTGCGGATCGAGCAGCTGCGCCTGCTCACCTTCAAGGCGGCCTGGCTGATGGACACCGTCGGCAACAAGGGCGCCCACACCGAGATCCAGGCGATCAAGATCGCGGCGCCCAGCACCGTCGAGTGGATCGTCGACAAGGCCGTGCAGGTGCACGGCGCGGGAGGCCTGAGCCAGGACTTCCCGGTCGCCGAGTGGTACGCCCAGGTGCGCACTCTCCGCTTTGCGGACGGCCCCGACGAGGTGCACAAGAACGCCCTCGCCCGCCACGAGATCCGGAGGATGAGCACCCGTGGTTGA
- a CDS encoding acyl-CoA dehydrogenase family protein, whose protein sequence is MVDLQQRLDQFLAEHDPTTTGAREFLGAQHDAGLAWVHFPDGLGGLGLSRGRQAEVDERLEAVGAPRPDVGRNSIGLGMAAPTMLAFGTPEMQRRHLRPIFACTEIWCQLFSEPGAGSDLAAVATRAVPDGDEWVVDGQKVWTSGAHNADFAILVARTDSSVPKHAGLTYFIVDMTDPGIEIRPLRQITGEAEFNEVFLSGVRVPDRNRVGAVGEGWKVATTTLNNERVAIGAGNDREAGQIGPVTERWRRDPSVRTPGNHAELMQWWVRTEVTRLAGERLRQGLAVGQPGPESSAMKLAFAQQAQQVSGFALELAPEEGLTYHDWSMVRPETGSFLGHGPGFRYLRAKGNSIEGGTSEIMRNIIAERVLGLPPEHRPDKGIAFKDVPR, encoded by the coding sequence GTGGTTGATCTACAGCAGCGGCTGGACCAGTTCCTCGCCGAGCACGACCCGACCACCACGGGGGCCCGTGAGTTCCTCGGTGCGCAGCACGACGCCGGCCTCGCCTGGGTCCATTTCCCCGACGGGCTGGGCGGCCTGGGTCTCTCCCGCGGACGCCAGGCCGAGGTCGACGAGCGACTCGAGGCCGTGGGGGCGCCGCGACCGGACGTCGGCCGCAACTCGATCGGTCTGGGCATGGCGGCACCGACGATGCTGGCCTTCGGTACGCCGGAGATGCAGCGACGTCACCTGCGGCCGATCTTCGCCTGCACCGAGATCTGGTGCCAGCTCTTCAGCGAGCCGGGGGCCGGCTCCGACCTTGCCGCCGTCGCCACCCGTGCGGTGCCCGACGGGGACGAGTGGGTGGTCGACGGGCAGAAGGTGTGGACCTCGGGTGCCCACAACGCCGACTTCGCGATCCTCGTGGCCCGCACCGACTCATCCGTCCCCAAGCACGCGGGCCTGACCTACTTCATCGTCGACATGACCGACCCCGGGATCGAGATCCGCCCCCTTCGCCAGATCACCGGCGAGGCCGAGTTCAACGAGGTCTTCCTCTCCGGGGTGCGGGTCCCCGACCGGAACCGGGTCGGTGCCGTCGGCGAGGGCTGGAAGGTCGCGACGACCACCCTGAACAACGAGCGGGTCGCCATCGGTGCCGGCAACGACCGCGAGGCCGGCCAGATCGGCCCGGTCACCGAACGCTGGCGTCGCGATCCCTCGGTGCGCACCCCCGGCAACCACGCCGAGCTCATGCAGTGGTGGGTCCGCACGGAGGTGACCCGGCTGGCCGGCGAGCGACTGCGCCAGGGCCTGGCGGTCGGTCAGCCCGGCCCAGAGAGCTCGGCCATGAAACTCGCGTTCGCCCAGCAAGCGCAGCAGGTCAGCGGGTTCGCCCTCGAGCTCGCTCCGGAGGAGGGGTTGACCTACCACGACTGGAGCATGGTCCGGCCCGAGACGGGGTCCTTCCTCGGCCACGGCCCCGGCTTCCGCTACCTGCGCGCGAAGGGCAACTCCATCGAGGGCGGGACCAGCGAGATCATGCGCAACATCATCGCCGAGCGCGTGCTCGGTCTGCCCCCGGAACACCGCCCCGACAAGGGCATTGCCTTCAAGGACGTGCCACGATGA
- a CDS encoding acyl-CoA dehydrogenase family protein translates to MTDLLYTDIEESLRSSVRSSLQRSLDDGLAARLYDEPDTDVGPLWRGLAEQLGLAGLLVPERLGGSGAGPREAAVVLEELGRSVAPVPFLTSAVIATSALLSAGDEEFLPVLSAGERTAVLVLPWTARRGAWAAVDGAVGPVAGAVGADLFLVPEQGEGGVTSLRAYEADDVEVEPITSLDMTRPLARVATRGQGAEVARGAPAEAAVDAALGAGQALLASEQLGLAQWCLETTVEYAKTRVQFARPVGSFQAIKHRLADLYLLLVNTQAAARYAAGTLADDDPDQQVAQSLAQSFCSDAAVHAAEEALQLHGGIGMTWEHPVHTRLKRAKSDQLALGTPERHRDDLADLVDLPAP, encoded by the coding sequence ATGACCGACCTGCTCTACACCGACATCGAGGAGTCGCTGCGCTCCAGCGTCCGATCCTCACTCCAACGGTCCCTCGATGACGGGCTCGCCGCCCGGCTCTACGACGAACCCGACACCGATGTCGGTCCCCTCTGGCGTGGCCTGGCCGAACAGCTCGGTCTGGCCGGACTGCTCGTCCCCGAGCGCCTCGGCGGCTCCGGTGCGGGCCCGCGCGAGGCCGCTGTGGTCCTCGAGGAGCTCGGCCGCAGCGTCGCGCCCGTGCCGTTCCTCACCAGCGCGGTCATCGCCACGTCCGCGCTGCTGTCCGCGGGCGACGAGGAGTTCCTGCCGGTCCTGTCCGCCGGCGAACGGACCGCGGTCCTGGTCCTGCCGTGGACCGCGCGCCGGGGTGCCTGGGCAGCCGTCGACGGCGCCGTCGGGCCGGTCGCCGGTGCAGTGGGCGCTGACCTCTTCCTCGTGCCGGAGCAGGGCGAAGGGGGCGTGACCTCCCTTCGTGCGTACGAGGCCGATGACGTGGAGGTCGAGCCGATCACCTCGCTCGACATGACCCGGCCGCTGGCCCGAGTGGCCACCCGCGGCCAGGGCGCCGAGGTCGCCCGCGGGGCACCGGCCGAGGCCGCGGTCGACGCCGCGCTCGGCGCGGGACAGGCGTTGCTGGCGTCCGAGCAGCTCGGTCTGGCCCAGTGGTGCCTGGAGACGACGGTCGAGTACGCGAAGACCCGCGTGCAGTTCGCCCGGCCCGTCGGTTCCTTCCAGGCGATCAAGCACCGCCTGGCCGACCTCTACCTGCTGCTGGTCAACACCCAGGCTGCCGCTCGGTACGCCGCCGGGACCCTTGCCGACGACGATCCCGATCAGCAGGTGGCCCAGTCGCTGGCGCAGTCCTTCTGCAGCGACGCCGCCGTGCACGCGGCCGAGGAGGCCCTCCAGCTGCACGGCGGGATCGGCATGACGTGGGAGCACCCGGTGCACACCCGTCTCAAGCGCGCCAAGTCCGACCAGCTGGCGCTCGGGACACCGGAGCGGCACCGGGACGACCTCGCGGACCTGGTCGACCTCCCGGCGCCCTGA
- a CDS encoding acetyl-CoA C-acyltransferase, translated as MREAVIVSTARTPIGRAYRGAFNDTQAQELIGHAVRHAVERSGVEGGQIEDVIVGAALQQGSTAANIGRQAALRAGLPTSVAGMSVDRQCASGLMAIATAAKQVVLDGQQVAVGGGVESISLVQNEHMNTYRAQDPWLVEHVPATYMSMLETAEVVARRYGVSREAQDEYALESQRRTAAAQEAGAFDDEIVALPTTKLTKDKTTGEVGSEQVTLTRDEGNRPGTAIEGLAGLNPVLAKDGTEGFTITAGNASQLSDGASAAVVMEAEEASRRGLTPLGAFRGMAVAGVEPDEMGIGPVVAVPKLLKQHGLTVEDIDLWELNEAFAVQTLYCRDHLGIDPAKYNVNGGAISIGHPYGMSGARMAGHLLIEGRRRGARYGVVTMCVGGGMGAAGLFEIF; from the coding sequence ATGCGCGAAGCAGTCATCGTCTCCACCGCCCGCACCCCGATCGGACGCGCCTACCGCGGCGCCTTCAACGACACCCAGGCCCAGGAACTCATCGGCCACGCGGTCCGTCACGCCGTCGAACGATCCGGCGTCGAGGGCGGCCAGATCGAGGACGTCATCGTCGGCGCCGCCCTCCAGCAGGGCTCGACCGCGGCGAACATCGGCCGACAGGCCGCGCTGCGCGCCGGGCTGCCCACCTCGGTCGCCGGCATGTCGGTCGACCGGCAGTGCGCGAGCGGACTCATGGCGATCGCGACGGCAGCCAAGCAGGTCGTCCTCGACGGCCAGCAGGTCGCCGTCGGCGGCGGCGTCGAGTCGATCTCGCTCGTGCAGAACGAGCACATGAACACCTACCGGGCGCAGGACCCCTGGCTCGTGGAGCACGTGCCCGCGACCTACATGTCGATGCTCGAGACCGCGGAGGTGGTCGCGAGGCGCTACGGGGTCTCGCGCGAGGCCCAGGACGAGTACGCCCTGGAGTCGCAGCGTCGCACCGCAGCCGCGCAGGAGGCGGGTGCCTTCGACGACGAGATCGTGGCGCTGCCGACGACGAAGCTGACCAAGGACAAGACCACCGGCGAGGTCGGCTCGGAGCAGGTCACGCTCACCCGGGACGAGGGCAACCGCCCGGGGACGGCGATCGAGGGTCTGGCCGGGCTCAACCCGGTGCTGGCCAAGGACGGCACCGAGGGGTTCACGATCACGGCCGGTAACGCCTCCCAGCTCTCCGACGGCGCCTCCGCCGCCGTGGTCATGGAGGCCGAGGAGGCCTCGCGTCGTGGCCTCACCCCGCTCGGAGCCTTCCGCGGGATGGCCGTCGCCGGGGTGGAGCCCGACGAGATGGGCATCGGCCCGGTCGTCGCGGTACCCAAGCTGCTGAAGCAGCACGGCCTGACCGTCGAGGACATCGACCTGTGGGAACTCAACGAGGCCTTCGCCGTGCAGACGCTCTACTGCCGTGACCACCTGGGCATCGACCCGGCGAAGTACAACGTCAACGGCGGCGCCATCTCCATCGGTCACCCCTACGGCATGAGCGGTGCGCGCATGGCCGGTCACCTCCTCATCGAGGGCAGGCGCCGCGGCGCGCGCTACGGCGTGGTGACCATGTGCGTCGGCGGTGGCATGGGCGCCGCCGGTCTCTTCGAGATCTTCTGA